One stretch of Pararhizobium qamdonense DNA includes these proteins:
- a CDS encoding type II toxin-antitoxin system HicA family toxin, whose protein sequence is MAQGYYKAVCDILAALGYEYLMNAKGSHEKWQSRATGKMVLVPRNLKSRHTANAILKTAGSDRKL, encoded by the coding sequence ATGGCTCAAGGATATTACAAGGCCGTCTGCGATATCCTTGCTGCACTTGGCTATGAGTATCTGATGAATGCCAAAGGCTCGCACGAAAAGTGGCAATCACGTGCCACAGGCAAAATGGTTCTCGTTCCGCGCAACCTGAAAAGCCGCCATACGGCAAATGCCATTCTCAAGACAGCAGGTTCTGACCGAAAACTTTGA
- a CDS encoding alpha/beta hydrolase family protein — translation MEMGKHSKTGAISKMALAAALACPLTVRAADPPKFPQTIAQAIEAEKRNEMPPTGFYDQPVALEAGRAGALLATESVTGYALPPGTGATRILYQSLQGGKDAVTSGVVLTPAGTPPAGGWPVIAWAHGTSGMARQCAPSAMKDVYYGAKGLTDMLAAGFAVVATDYYGLGAPGAHPYMNKADHAEDIINALPAAQAAVPALGKKWVVSGHSQGGLAAWGVAEALRVNPDENYLGAVSIAAATHLGWFLDHPEATKGAGFYLGWHAYGVAQRYPGDFKPADMLSQTGQSHYKDITENGCLYYAALTYAGVEAPQMLKPEWRENGPVRKFFLENSAGETPIAGPILVIAGEGDNAVPVEATRDAVKKACALKPELEYRSFPGLDHLAAMTKTTSVQIDWIKDRFAGKAAPSNCEG, via the coding sequence ATGGAGATGGGAAAACATTCAAAAACCGGCGCAATTTCGAAAATGGCCTTGGCCGCTGCTCTGGCCTGTCCATTGACCGTGCGAGCGGCAGACCCGCCGAAATTTCCGCAGACGATTGCGCAGGCGATCGAAGCCGAGAAGCGCAACGAGATGCCGCCGACCGGTTTTTACGACCAGCCCGTTGCGCTTGAAGCCGGACGGGCGGGTGCACTTCTCGCCACGGAAAGCGTCACGGGTTACGCATTGCCGCCTGGCACCGGTGCGACGCGCATTCTTTATCAGTCCCTCCAGGGCGGCAAGGATGCGGTGACCTCGGGCGTGGTGCTTACTCCGGCCGGCACACCGCCTGCCGGAGGCTGGCCGGTCATCGCCTGGGCGCATGGCACAAGCGGCATGGCGCGCCAATGTGCGCCCTCGGCGATGAAGGACGTCTATTACGGCGCAAAAGGCCTGACCGACATGCTCGCCGCCGGATTTGCCGTCGTCGCCACCGACTATTACGGGCTCGGGGCGCCGGGTGCGCATCCCTATATGAACAAGGCCGATCACGCCGAAGACATCATCAACGCGCTCCCGGCGGCACAGGCGGCTGTTCCGGCCCTTGGTAAAAAATGGGTAGTTTCCGGCCATTCGCAGGGCGGGCTTGCCGCATGGGGTGTTGCCGAAGCGCTGAGGGTGAACCCGGATGAAAACTATCTGGGCGCCGTGTCGATCGCGGCTGCAACGCATCTTGGCTGGTTTCTCGATCATCCCGAAGCGACCAAGGGCGCGGGGTTCTATCTCGGCTGGCACGCCTATGGCGTGGCGCAGCGTTATCCCGGCGACTTCAAGCCTGCCGACATGCTGTCGCAGACCGGTCAGTCGCATTACAAGGACATCACCGAAAACGGCTGCCTATACTATGCGGCCCTCACCTATGCCGGTGTCGAGGCACCGCAGATGCTCAAGCCGGAATGGCGTGAGAACGGCCCGGTGCGAAAATTCTTCCTTGAAAACTCCGCCGGGGAAACGCCGATTGCAGGACCGATCCTGGTCATTGCCGGCGAGGGCGACAATGCCGTGCCGGTGGAGGCCACCCGCGACGCGGTCAAGAAAGCCTGCGCGCTGAAACCGGAGCTGGAATATCGCAGCTTTCCCGGCCTCGACCATCTCGCCGCAATGACCAAAACCACCAGCGTCCAGATCGACTGGATCAAGGACCGGTTTGCCGGAAAGGCAGCGCCCAGCAATTGCGAGGGCTGA
- the ileS gene encoding isoleucine--tRNA ligase encodes MTVTSETLDYSKTLYLPETEFPMRAGLPQKEPETVARWQEMGLYRQLRASAAGREKFVLHDGPPYANGNIHIGHALNKILKDIITRSFQMRGFDSNYVPGWDCHGLPIEWKIEEAYRAKGKNKDEVPVNEFRQECRDFAANWIKIQSAEFKRLGIEGDFDNPYTTMAFHSEARIAGELLKIAKSGQLYRGSKPIMWSVVERTALAEAEVEYADIESDTIWVKFPVLEGPESLADAFVVIWTTTPWTIPGNRAIAYSARYPYGLFEVESAENDFGPQPGEKLIFATRLAEECAAKAKVTLKLVREVSADELAAITCAHPLAHLGYTFKVPLLAGDHVTDEAGTGFVHTAPGHGADDFEAWMDNARALEARGISSKIPFTVDDVGFYTADAPGFGPDRDGGAGRVMDDNGKKGNANDLVIKALIETKTLFARGRLKHSYPHSWRSKKPIIFRNTPQWFVYMDKDLADGTTLRNRALSAIDNTRFVPAAGQNRLRAMIENRPDWVLSRQRAWGVPIAVFADVDGEVLVDEAVNARIIEAFEAEGADAWFAEDAKDRFLGSDHDHEKWIQVMDILDVWFDSGCTHTFTLEDRPDLKWPADVYLEGSDQHRGWFHSSLLESCATRGRAPYNAVVTHGFTMDEKGEKQSKSKGNVVAPQDVMKESGADILRLWVATTDYWEDQRLGKAIIQTNIDSYRKLRNTIRWMLGTLAHDKGAEGGDDVAFADMPELERLMLHRLSELDQLVREGYDAFDFKRIARALIDFSNIELSAFYFDIRKDALYCDAPSSPRRRASLVVIRKLFDCLVTWLAPVLPFTTEEAWLSRDPQAVSVHLEQFPAVPGEWRDEALAEKWKKIRTVRKVVTGALEVERRDKRIGSSLEAAPVVHIGDADLLAALDGEDLAEICITSGVTIVAGTGPEQAFKLDDVASVSVEPVLAEGVKCARSWRITADVGSDAAFPDVSARDALALRELGYAS; translated from the coding sequence ATGACCGTGACCTCAGAAACACTCGATTATTCCAAGACGCTCTATCTGCCCGAAACCGAATTCCCGATGCGCGCCGGCCTGCCGCAGAAGGAGCCGGAAACCGTTGCCCGCTGGCAGGAAATGGGCCTCTACAGACAACTGCGCGCCTCTGCCGCCGGCCGCGAAAAATTCGTGCTGCATGACGGCCCGCCCTATGCCAACGGCAATATCCATATCGGCCATGCGCTCAACAAGATCCTGAAGGATATCATCACCCGCTCGTTCCAGATGCGCGGCTTTGATTCCAACTATGTTCCGGGCTGGGATTGCCACGGCCTGCCGATCGAATGGAAGATCGAGGAAGCCTATCGCGCCAAGGGCAAGAACAAGGACGAGGTTCCCGTCAACGAATTCCGCCAGGAATGCCGCGACTTCGCCGCCAACTGGATCAAGATCCAGTCGGCCGAGTTCAAGCGCCTGGGCATCGAGGGCGACTTCGACAATCCCTATACGACCATGGCCTTCCACTCCGAGGCCCGCATCGCCGGCGAACTCCTCAAGATCGCCAAGTCCGGCCAGCTCTATCGCGGCTCCAAGCCGATCATGTGGTCGGTCGTCGAACGCACGGCGCTGGCGGAAGCCGAGGTCGAATATGCCGATATCGAGAGCGACACGATCTGGGTGAAGTTTCCGGTGCTGGAAGGGCCCGAAAGCCTCGCGGACGCTTTCGTCGTCATCTGGACCACGACCCCCTGGACCATCCCGGGCAACCGCGCCATCGCCTATTCGGCGCGCTATCCCTATGGCCTGTTCGAGGTCGAAAGTGCCGAAAACGACTTTGGCCCGCAGCCGGGGGAAAAGCTGATCTTCGCAACGCGCCTGGCTGAAGAGTGCGCCGCCAAGGCCAAGGTGACGCTGAAACTGGTCCGTGAGGTTTCGGCCGACGAACTGGCCGCGATCACCTGCGCCCATCCGCTGGCGCATCTTGGTTACACCTTCAAGGTCCCGCTGCTCGCTGGCGACCACGTCACCGATGAGGCCGGTACCGGTTTCGTCCATACCGCGCCAGGACACGGTGCCGATGACTTCGAGGCCTGGATGGACAACGCCCGGGCTCTGGAAGCGCGCGGCATCTCTTCGAAAATCCCCTTCACCGTCGATGATGTCGGTTTCTACACCGCCGATGCGCCCGGTTTCGGCCCGGATCGCGACGGTGGCGCCGGCCGCGTCATGGATGACAACGGCAAGAAGGGCAATGCCAACGATCTCGTCATCAAGGCGCTGATCGAAACAAAGACCCTGTTTGCCCGCGGCCGCCTGAAGCACAGCTATCCGCATTCCTGGCGTTCGAAGAAGCCGATCATCTTCCGCAACACGCCGCAATGGTTCGTCTATATGGACAAGGACCTTGCCGACGGCACGACGCTGCGCAACCGCGCGCTCTCGGCCATCGACAATACCCGCTTCGTGCCGGCCGCCGGGCAGAACCGCCTGCGCGCGATGATCGAAAACCGCCCGGACTGGGTCCTGTCGCGCCAGCGCGCCTGGGGCGTGCCGATCGCTGTCTTTGCCGACGTTGACGGCGAAGTTCTGGTGGATGAGGCCGTCAATGCCCGCATCATCGAGGCTTTCGAGGCCGAGGGTGCGGATGCCTGGTTTGCGGAAGACGCCAAGGACCGGTTCCTCGGCAGCGATCATGACCATGAAAAATGGATCCAGGTCATGGACATCCTCGACGTCTGGTTCGACAGTGGCTGCACCCATACCTTCACGCTCGAAGACCGCCCCGACCTGAAATGGCCGGCCGATGTCTATCTCGAAGGCTCCGACCAGCATCGCGGCTGGTTCCATTCGTCGCTGCTCGAAAGCTGCGCGACGCGTGGCCGTGCGCCGTACAATGCCGTCGTCACCCATGGGTTCACGATGGATGAGAAGGGCGAGAAGCAGTCGAAGTCCAAGGGCAATGTCGTTGCCCCGCAGGACGTGATGAAGGAATCGGGCGCCGATATCCTGCGCCTGTGGGTCGCCACCACCGATTACTGGGAAGACCAGCGGCTCGGCAAGGCGATCATCCAGACCAATATCGACAGCTATCGCAAACTGCGCAACACGATCCGCTGGATGCTCGGCACGCTGGCGCATGACAAGGGCGCAGAAGGCGGCGACGATGTTGCCTTTGCCGATATGCCGGAACTCGAGCGCCTGATGCTGCACCGCCTGTCGGAACTCGACCAGCTGGTGCGCGAAGGTTATGACGCCTTCGATTTCAAGCGCATCGCCCGTGCCCTGATCGATTTCTCAAACATCGAGCTGTCGGCCTTCTATTTCGATATCCGCAAGGACGCGCTCTATTGCGATGCGCCCTCGAGCCCGCGCCGCCGTGCGAGCCTTGTGGTCATCCGCAAGCTGTTTGATTGCCTCGTCACCTGGCTTGCCCCGGTTCTGCCGTTCACCACGGAAGAAGCCTGGCTGTCGCGTGATCCCCAGGCGGTCTCCGTCCATCTCGAACAATTCCCGGCCGTGCCCGGCGAATGGCGCGACGAGGCGCTGGCCGAGAAGTGGAAGAAGATCCGCACGGTGCGCAAGGTGGTGACCGGCGCGCTGGAAGTGGAACGCCGCGACAAGCGGATCGGCTCGTCGCTCGAAGCCGCCCCCGTGGTTCACATCGGCGATGCCGATCTGCTGGCGGCCCTCGACGGCGAGGATCTGGCGGAAATCTGCATCACGTCCGGTGTGACGATCGTTGCCGGTACGGGCCCGGAGCAAGCCTTCAAGCTTGACGATGTCGCTTCCGTCAGCGTCGAGCCGGTTCTGGCAGAAGGCGTCAAATGCGCCCGGTCTTGGCGCATCACCGCCGATGTCGGCTCCGATGCAGCGTTCCCCGATGTGTCGGCGCGCGATGCGCTGGCGCTGCGTGAACTTGGCTACGCTTCTTAA
- the rsmD gene encoding 16S rRNA (guanine(966)-N(2))-methyltransferase RsmD, producing MRIVAGEFRGRGLATPSSNDIRPTTDRTRESLFNILSHAYPDALEGRVLDLFAGTGAVGLEALSRGCRQALFVEMGTEGRGLLRTNIEAFGLTGRARVFRRDATDLGAAGTVEPFQFLFADPPYGKGLGEKALASAAAGGWLVPGALAILEERADISPVLQDGFELVEDRQFGETRMHFYRYRAV from the coding sequence GTGCGGATCGTTGCTGGCGAATTTCGCGGTCGCGGGCTGGCAACGCCGAGCTCCAACGACATCCGGCCGACCACGGACCGGACGCGCGAAAGCCTGTTCAATATTTTAAGCCATGCCTATCCGGATGCGCTTGAGGGCCGGGTTCTCGATCTGTTTGCAGGCACCGGCGCGGTGGGGCTGGAAGCCCTGTCGCGCGGCTGCCGTCAGGCTCTGTTCGTTGAAATGGGCACCGAGGGCAGGGGCCTGCTGCGCACTAATATCGAAGCGTTCGGCCTGACCGGCCGGGCGCGTGTCTTCCGCCGCGATGCCACCGATCTCGGTGCCGCCGGCACCGTCGAGCCGTTCCAGTTCCTGTTTGCCGATCCGCCCTATGGCAAAGGTCTCGGCGAAAAGGCGCTGGCATCGGCGGCAGCGGGCGGCTGGCTGGTGCCGGGGGCGCTGGCGATTCTCGAAGAGCGGGCCGATATTTCGCCGGTCCTTCAGGACGGTTTCGAACTGGTCGAAGACCGCCAGTTCGGAGAAACCCGGATGCATTTCTACCGTTACCGCGCCGTGTGA
- a CDS encoding nucleoside deaminase — protein MAETSRFMDLALDEARMAAARGEVPVGAVLVLNGTIIASAGNRTRERNDVTAHAEIEVIRAASSIIGAERLNGADLYVTLEPCTMCAAAISFARLRRLYYGAEDPKGGGVDNGVRFFSQPTCHHAPDVYSGLSGQSAADILKEFFAGRR, from the coding sequence ATGGCTGAAACGAGCCGGTTTATGGATTTGGCCTTGGACGAGGCCAGAATGGCAGCCGCCCGCGGCGAAGTGCCTGTGGGCGCAGTTCTTGTCTTAAACGGCACGATCATCGCCAGCGCCGGGAACCGCACGCGCGAGCGCAACGATGTCACCGCGCATGCCGAAATCGAAGTGATCCGCGCGGCATCCAGCATTATCGGTGCCGAGCGGCTGAACGGCGCCGACCTCTACGTGACGCTGGAACCCTGCACCATGTGCGCGGCCGCCATTTCGTTTGCCCGGCTGCGCCGGCTTTACTATGGGGCGGAAGACCCAAAGGGCGGCGGCGTCGATAACGGTGTCCGCTTTTTCAGCCAGCCGACCTGCCATCACGCACCCGATGTCTATTCCGGACTGTCCGGACAAAGCGCTGCGGACATCCTCAAGGAATTCTTTGCCGGACGGCGGTGA
- a CDS encoding BrnA antitoxin family protein — MATTPRRPVSAMDAAEALFKPVKKAPAPAAEKRALPETRELVSIKLDSAVLHYFQDDGPGWQDRINDALRAVMLANPKD, encoded by the coding sequence ATGGCCACCACGCCCCGCCGCCCCGTCAGCGCCATGGATGCCGCCGAAGCCCTGTTCAAGCCGGTCAAGAAAGCACCGGCACCCGCCGCCGAAAAACGCGCCTTGCCCGAAACCAGGGAACTCGTGTCGATCAAGCTCGACAGCGCCGTCCTCCACTATTTCCAGGACGACGGCCCCGGCTGGCAGGACCGCATCAACGACGCCCTGCGCGCCGTGATGCTGGCGAACCCGAAGGATTGA
- a CDS encoding pseudouridine synthase, whose amino-acid sequence MTFKDKPQRPGGKPARSDKKPGARKTAADHSAVDSTDTEKPRKPRPAATETVGADVPQRISKIMARAGVASRRDIERMIMEGRVSLNGKLLDSPVVNATLADHIEVDGQPIRGIERTRLWLYHKPSGLVTTNSDPEGRPTVFDNLPEELPRVLSIGRLDINTEGLLLLTNDGGLARVLELPATGWLRRYRVRAHGTIDQAALDKLKDGIAVDGVLYGAIDATLDKVQGSNVWITMGLREGKNREIKNVMGALGLDVNRLIRISYGPFQLGELPEGQAQEIRGRTLRDQLGPRLIEDAKANFDAPIFDAAAAEDEKPQKNEWAAGKPEARERGAFKEKAGDKRERALSRLDTTRRDDRGSARPERNDRGGRDAPEAKFDGPKREPGFRARKANVWMAPGARPLPEKKAKDAQAADTAEKPVRRERPEGAPAVKRYGKTKDGLATKSNRKFDPDRKKASVYDRPDRGPRVIVTRDADDNDWIRATDEPSRDEGRGGDRKRSGGDDRGARSFGDRAPRGDRPRGDRPQGDRPPRREGGDKPFGDRKPRTEGARSFSDRPRSDRPAGDRPAGERPRKPFGEKSFSREDGDRKPRDFGDRPPRSDRPQGDRPFGGKPSGDRPAGGKSFGGKPGGAKPFGAKTGGPRKPGGGGGKPAGGRPAGGKPRGRGN is encoded by the coding sequence ATGACATTCAAAGACAAGCCCCAGCGGCCTGGCGGCAAACCCGCACGGTCCGACAAGAAGCCCGGCGCGCGCAAGACCGCTGCCGATCATTCGGCGGTTGACAGCACCGATACGGAAAAGCCGCGCAAGCCACGGCCGGCAGCAACCGAAACCGTCGGCGCCGATGTGCCGCAGCGCATTTCCAAGATCATGGCGCGCGCAGGCGTCGCCTCGCGCCGCGATATCGAGCGCATGATCATGGAAGGCCGCGTTTCGCTGAACGGCAAGCTGCTCGACAGCCCGGTCGTCAATGCAACGCTGGCCGATCACATAGAAGTGGACGGCCAGCCGATCCGGGGCATCGAGCGCACCCGCCTCTGGCTCTATCACAAGCCGTCCGGCCTAGTGACCACCAATTCCGATCCGGAAGGCCGCCCGACCGTTTTCGACAACCTGCCGGAAGAATTGCCGCGCGTCCTGTCCATCGGCCGCCTCGACATCAACACCGAAGGCCTGCTGCTGCTCACCAATGACGGTGGTCTTGCCCGCGTGCTGGAACTGCCCGCCACCGGCTGGCTACGCCGCTACCGCGTCCGCGCCCACGGCACGATCGACCAGGCAGCGCTCGACAAGTTGAAGGACGGCATCGCCGTTGATGGCGTGCTCTATGGCGCGATCGACGCGACGCTCGACAAGGTTCAAGGGTCCAATGTCTGGATCACCATGGGCCTGCGCGAGGGCAAGAACCGGGAAATCAAGAACGTCATGGGCGCGCTCGGGCTCGACGTGAACCGGCTGATCCGCATTTCCTATGGCCCGTTCCAGCTCGGCGAGCTGCCGGAAGGCCAGGCGCAGGAAATCCGTGGCCGCACGCTGCGCGACCAGCTCGGTCCGCGCCTGATCGAAGATGCCAAGGCGAATTTCGATGCGCCGATCTTCGATGCTGCAGCCGCCGAAGACGAAAAGCCGCAGAAGAACGAATGGGCGGCCGGAAAGCCGGAAGCCCGCGAGCGCGGTGCCTTCAAGGAAAAGGCCGGCGACAAGCGCGAGCGTGCCTTGTCGCGCCTGGATACGACCCGGCGCGACGATCGCGGCTCCGCCCGCCCAGAGCGCAATGACCGTGGCGGCCGCGATGCGCCCGAGGCGAAATTCGATGGCCCCAAGCGCGAGCCGGGTTTCCGCGCCCGCAAGGCCAATGTCTGGATGGCGCCCGGCGCCCGGCCTCTGCCGGAAAAGAAGGCCAAGGACGCGCAGGCTGCCGACACCGCTGAAAAGCCCGTGCGCCGCGAGCGTCCGGAAGGTGCACCGGCGGTCAAGCGGTATGGCAAGACCAAGGACGGCCTGGCGACGAAATCCAACCGGAAGTTCGACCCGGACCGCAAGAAGGCCTCCGTCTACGATCGTCCCGATCGCGGCCCGCGCGTGATCGTCACGCGTGACGCAGACGACAATGACTGGATCCGCGCAACCGACGAGCCGAGCCGCGACGAAGGCCGGGGCGGCGACCGCAAGCGTTCGGGCGGCGACGATCGTGGCGCCCGCAGCTTCGGCGACCGCGCTCCGCGCGGCGATCGTCCGCGTGGCGACCGGCCTCAGGGAGATCGCCCGCCGCGCCGCGAAGGTGGCGACAAGCCGTTCGGTGACCGCAAGCCGCGCACTGAAGGCGCACGGTCGTTCTCCGACCGGCCGAGAAGCGACCGGCCTGCCGGTGACCGTCCGGCAGGCGAGCGCCCGCGCAAGCCCTTCGGCGAAAAGTCCTTCTCGCGTGAGGATGGCGACCGCAAGCCACGGGATTTCGGTGATCGTCCGCCGCGTTCCGACCGCCCGCAGGGCGACCGTCCGTTCGGCGGCAAGCCTTCGGGTGACCGGCCGGCCGGCGGCAAATCCTTCGGCGGCAAGCCGGGTGGCGCAAAGCCGTTCGGCGCAAAGACCGGCGGTCCCCGCAAACCGGGTGGCGGCGGTGGAAAGCCTGCGGGCGGACGCCCGGCCGGCGGCAAGCCACGCGGACGCGGGAACTAA
- a CDS encoding bifunctional riboflavin kinase/FAD synthetase, giving the protein MTVFHRNETREPLPEALRGGVIAIGNFDGVHRGHQSVLDRALEEAQKRGVPALVLTFEPHPRSVFRPDQPVFRLTPAPLKARILEGMGFAAVIEYPFDRTFSQLSASDFIRSILMDWLHASHVVTGFDFHFGKGREGGPAFLMAAGGENGFGVTLVDAFRDESAAVISSSHIRSLLGEGDVSQAAGLLGYRYTVESEVIDGKKLGRTLGYPTANMQLPPEVELRNGIYAVRFRRADGSIHDGVASFGKRPTVASNGIALLETFVFDFSGDLYGEVCSVSFFGHLRDELKFDGLDPLVVQMKKDDAEARALLSGVRPLSMIDRKIAFAADANS; this is encoded by the coding sequence ATGACGGTTTTTCATCGCAACGAAACCCGCGAACCCCTTCCGGAAGCCCTGCGCGGCGGGGTCATCGCGATCGGCAATTTCGATGGCGTGCATCGCGGCCATCAGTCGGTACTCGACAGGGCGCTGGAGGAAGCGCAAAAGCGCGGCGTGCCCGCCCTGGTGCTGACTTTCGAGCCGCATCCCCGCAGCGTGTTTCGCCCCGACCAGCCGGTGTTCCGCCTGACGCCAGCGCCGCTCAAGGCCCGCATCCTCGAAGGCATGGGCTTTGCAGCCGTCATCGAATATCCGTTTGACCGGACGTTTTCGCAGCTGTCCGCATCCGATTTCATCCGCTCGATCCTGATGGACTGGTTGCATGCCAGCCATGTGGTCACCGGGTTCGATTTCCATTTCGGCAAGGGCAGGGAAGGCGGCCCGGCCTTCCTGATGGCTGCTGGCGGTGAAAACGGCTTTGGCGTGACGCTGGTCGATGCGTTCCGCGACGAAAGTGCCGCAGTGATTTCCTCCAGCCACATCCGTTCGCTGCTGGGCGAGGGTGACGTATCGCAGGCGGCCGGCCTGCTCGGCTACCGCTATACGGTGGAATCGGAAGTCATCGACGGCAAGAAGCTCGGCCGCACGCTGGGCTATCCGACCGCCAACATGCAGCTTCCGCCGGAAGTCGAACTGAGAAACGGCATCTACGCCGTGCGCTTCCGCCGCGCCGACGGCAGCATTCACGATGGCGTTGCCAGCTTCGGCAAGCGCCCGACGGTCGCCAGCAACGGCATTGCCCTGCTGGAAACCTTCGTCTTTGACTTTTCCGGCGATCTCTACGGCGAAGTCTGTTCGGTCTCCTTCTTCGGCCATCTGCGCGACGAGCTGAAATTCGACGGTCTCGATCCGCTGGTGGTGCAGATGAAAAAGGACGATGCCGAAGCGCGCGCATTGCTATCCGGCGTCAGGCCGCTCAGTATGATCGACAGAAAAATCGCATTCGCTGCGGATGCAAATTCCTAA
- a CDS encoding patatin-like phospholipase family protein — MTQGLETSKKPADPTVAIAFGGGGARGLAHIHVIEALDELGIRPTVIAGSSIGAIMGAAMAAGISGAEIREHTLATVGRRKEIVNRLWSVRPASFKQAVVGGFRFGQFNLERILPAFLPPAIPKEFAGLGIPLQVTATDYYGQSEHVCKSGDLHQALAASAAIPAMFMPVRIGGRVMIDGGICNPVPFDLLKGLADIVIAVDVVGGPDGDGETMPSRIDSLFGASQLMMQSIIAMKMKAHPPDILLRPEVNRFRVMDFLRAQEVLTATAAVKDQLKAALGHAIEARMKL; from the coding sequence ATGACGCAAGGCCTCGAAACATCGAAAAAACCGGCGGACCCGACCGTCGCCATCGCCTTCGGCGGCGGCGGTGCGCGCGGGCTTGCCCATATTCACGTGATCGAGGCGCTGGACGAACTCGGCATCCGTCCCACCGTGATAGCCGGCTCGTCGATCGGCGCCATCATGGGCGCAGCCATGGCGGCAGGCATCAGCGGCGCTGAGATCCGTGAGCATACGCTTGCCACCGTCGGCCGCCGCAAGGAGATCGTCAACCGGCTCTGGAGCGTGCGCCCGGCCAGTTTCAAACAGGCGGTCGTGGGCGGTTTCCGCTTCGGCCAGTTCAATCTCGAACGCATCCTGCCTGCCTTCCTGCCGCCGGCAATCCCAAAAGAATTTGCCGGTCTCGGCATCCCGCTGCAGGTCACCGCGACCGATTATTACGGGCAGTCAGAGCATGTCTGCAAAAGCGGCGACCTGCATCAGGCGCTTGCCGCATCGGCGGCAATCCCGGCCATGTTCATGCCGGTGCGCATCGGCGGCCGCGTGATGATCGACGGCGGCATCTGCAATCCCGTGCCGTTCGATCTTCTAAAAGGGCTCGCCGATATCGTCATCGCTGTCGATGTGGTCGGCGGACCGGACGGCGACGGCGAAACCATGCCAAGCCGGATCGACAGCCTGTTTGGCGCCAGCCAGCTGATGATGCAGTCGATCATCGCCATGAAGATGAAGGCACATCCGCCGGATATCCTGTTGCGCCCCGAGGTCAACCGCTTCCGGGTCATGGATTTTCTCAGGGCACAGGAAGTGCTGACGGCAACGGCTGCCGTCAAGGATCAGCTGAAGGCGGCGCTCGGCCACGCCATCGAAGCCCGGATGAAGCTGTAA
- a CDS encoding GNAT family N-acetyltransferase, which translates to MFEIRKATPRDAETILRFISELAVYEKAGHEVEATVQTVTSSMFGEHSVSQAAICERDGVPVGFAVWFFSYSTWLARNGLYLEDLYITPDQRGSGAGRTMLRYLARIAVEKGCGRFEWSVLDWNEPAIKAYEAIGAEPLSEWTRYRLSGEALESFAAG; encoded by the coding sequence ATGTTTGAAATTCGCAAGGCTACCCCCAGGGACGCAGAGACCATCCTGCGTTTCATCAGCGAACTGGCCGTCTACGAAAAGGCAGGCCATGAGGTCGAGGCGACCGTTCAGACGGTGACCTCCTCGATGTTTGGCGAACATTCCGTGTCACAAGCGGCCATCTGCGAGCGCGATGGCGTGCCCGTCGGTTTCGCCGTCTGGTTCTTCAGCTATTCCACATGGCTGGCGCGCAACGGCCTCTACCTTGAAGACCTCTACATCACACCGGACCAGCGCGGATCGGGCGCCGGACGCACGATGCTGCGCTATCTGGCACGGATCGCGGTTGAAAAGGGATGCGGCCGCTTCGAGTGGAGCGTGCTCGACTGGAATGAGCCAGCCATCAAGGCCTATGAGGCGATCGGCGCCGAGCCCCTGTCGGAATGGACGCGGTACCGTCTGTCCGGCGAAGCGCTTGAAAGCTTTGCCGCCGGGTAG
- a CDS encoding DUF1902 domain-containing protein: MVKRTFFVKAVWDPEARVFYSQSDIEGFHIEADTIDEFEDIIFDTAIDLIVANHMSLPDLAGTPLRELIPAILWQRPEVPAAA; encoded by the coding sequence ATGGTCAAGCGGACATTTTTTGTGAAGGCGGTCTGGGACCCGGAAGCACGGGTGTTTTACTCGCAAAGTGATATCGAAGGCTTCCATATCGAGGCCGATACAATCGATGAATTCGAAGACATCATTTTCGATACGGCTATTGACCTGATTGTCGCCAACCATATGAGCTTACCTGATCTTGCCGGCACGCCGTTACGTGAGCTCATTCCAGCCATTCTCTGGCAACGACCAGAGGTACCGGCGGCGGCATAA